In Hyphomicrobiales bacterium, a single window of DNA contains:
- the recN gene encoding DNA repair protein RecN, translated as MLTALSIRDIVLIEKLDLTLEAGLTVLTGETGAGKSILLDSLGLALGARGDSSLVRAGQAKGMVSAAFNLPDGHAVRRLLRDNDVECDGEIIVRRIQNADGPSRATINDQPVSLNLLRQVAAELVEIHGQHADRALVDVSAHRRLLDAFGGLQAQVEAVSGLWRQWSGAASALEDHRALMAKAEAERDYLEHAVAELAKLSPEPNEEQQLAEARQLMMQSEQYIGALDEADTALAGDGAAESKINAALRRLERRKDSAHGRLDSVVAVLDRLLAEYAEAGRVISEARRAFDYDPRELEQSEERLFALRAAARKYRCTVDDLATVRGRFENEMQALTDGGAKLAVLEKVHAEAKLAFEAAADKLSAARRKAAKALDKQVGDELPALKLEKARFETQVASDGARPGAHGVDRVEFVVATNPGTPLSPLMKIASGGELARFMLALKVVLAAKGSAPVLIFDEIDTGVGGAVADAIGKRLARLAGGLQVLAVTHSPQVAARAAQHMLISKMEDVKAKRMVTRVQPLSAQSRREELARMLSGAIVTDAARAQADQLLAGQG; from the coding sequence ATGCTGACCGCTCTCTCCATCCGTGACATTGTTCTGATCGAGAAACTGGACCTGACGCTTGAGGCCGGGCTTACCGTGCTGACGGGCGAGACAGGCGCGGGCAAATCCATCCTGCTGGATTCGCTGGGCCTCGCACTGGGCGCGCGGGGCGATTCCTCGCTGGTGCGCGCGGGGCAGGCCAAGGGCATGGTTTCGGCGGCTTTCAATCTGCCGGACGGCCATGCCGTGCGGAGATTGCTGCGCGACAATGACGTGGAATGCGACGGCGAGATCATCGTGCGGCGCATCCAGAATGCGGATGGGCCGAGCCGCGCCACCATCAACGACCAACCCGTCAGCCTCAACCTGTTGCGGCAGGTGGCGGCCGAGCTTGTCGAAATTCATGGCCAGCATGCGGACCGTGCGCTGGTCGACGTGTCGGCGCACCGCCGGCTGCTCGATGCCTTCGGCGGGCTTCAGGCGCAGGTCGAGGCTGTGTCGGGGCTTTGGCGGCAGTGGAGCGGTGCGGCCTCGGCGCTGGAAGACCATCGCGCCCTGATGGCAAAGGCGGAAGCGGAGCGCGACTATCTGGAACATGCCGTAGCCGAGTTGGCCAAGCTCTCGCCCGAGCCCAACGAGGAGCAACAGCTTGCGGAAGCGCGGCAGCTGATGATGCAGTCCGAACAATACATCGGTGCGCTGGATGAGGCTGATACTGCGCTCGCCGGAGATGGCGCGGCGGAATCGAAGATCAACGCGGCGCTGCGGCGGCTTGAGCGGCGCAAGGATAGCGCACACGGACGCCTTGATTCCGTCGTTGCGGTGCTGGACCGGCTGCTCGCTGAATATGCGGAAGCAGGGCGCGTGATCAGCGAGGCGCGCCGGGCCTTCGATTATGATCCGCGCGAACTGGAACAATCGGAAGAACGGCTCTTTGCACTGCGTGCCGCGGCGCGGAAGTATCGATGCACGGTTGACGACCTCGCCACCGTGCGGGGGCGCTTCGAAAACGAGATGCAGGCCCTGACCGACGGTGGCGCGAAGCTGGCGGTGCTGGAGAAGGTCCATGCCGAAGCCAAGCTCGCGTTCGAGGCTGCCGCCGACAAGTTGTCTGCCGCGCGCCGCAAGGCGGCGAAGGCGCTGGACAAGCAGGTTGGGGATGAGCTTCCGGCGCTGAAACTGGAAAAGGCGCGCTTCGAGACGCAAGTCGCCTCTGATGGCGCGCGCCCAGGGGCCCATGGGGTGGACAGGGTGGAATTTGTCGTGGCCACCAATCCCGGCACGCCGCTCTCGCCACTGATGAAGATTGCATCGGGCGGCGAGTTGGCGCGCTTCATGCTGGCCTTGAAAGTGGTGCTGGCGGCCAAGGGTTCGGCACCCGTGCTGATCTTCGACGAAATCGACACGGGGGTGGGCGGCGCGGTGGCGGACGCCATCGGCAAGCGTCTGGCGCGGCTGGCCGGGGGATTGCAGGTGCTCGCCGTCACGCACTCGCCGCAGGTTGCCGCGCGTGCGGCCCAGCATATGCTGATCTCCAAGATGGAAGACGTGAAGGCCAAGCGCATGGTCACGCGCGTGCAGCCGCTCTCGGCGCAAAGCCGCCGCGAGGAGTTGGCGCGCATGCTCTCGGGTGCCATTGTCACGGACGCAGCGCGCGCGCAGGCCGACCAGCTGCTGGCCGGGCAGGGCTGA
- a CDS encoding outer membrane protein assembly factor BamD, whose amino-acid sequence MTHRSFLSHTRHALALALTLVVLGGCASSGGFKRLLDRGDGDTGTTSNVVPRGGVIAPDMASADEKAVATLYNGGLAEMQAGNYSRAQKKFAEVERQHPYSKWATKAILMQAFSAYQRRSYDDAVNAAKRFTTLHPGHKDAPYAYYLIALSEYERIADVRRDQRQTEKAVEALEEIARRYPDTPYAADAKQKAKLGYDRLAAKEMDIGRYYVKQGDYLAGINRFKKVIIDYQQTTQTPEALYRLTEAYMALGIVSEAQTAAAVLGQNYPNSEWYKDAYQLVTTDGKQPVASESSWIVKAFRSVTG is encoded by the coding sequence ATGACCCACCGTAGCTTTCTTTCCCACACGCGCCATGCGCTTGCCCTTGCCCTGACACTTGTCGTCTTGGGTGGCTGCGCCTCATCGGGTGGTTTCAAGCGCCTGCTGGACCGGGGCGACGGGGACACCGGTACGACCAGCAATGTGGTGCCGCGTGGTGGCGTGATTGCTCCCGACATGGCTTCGGCGGACGAGAAGGCCGTGGCGACACTCTACAACGGCGGCCTCGCCGAGATGCAGGCCGGCAACTACAGCCGCGCCCAGAAGAAATTTGCCGAAGTCGAGCGGCAGCATCCCTATTCCAAGTGGGCCACCAAGGCGATCCTGATGCAGGCCTTCTCGGCCTATCAGCGCCGTTCCTATGATGACGCCGTGAATGCCGCCAAGCGGTTCACCACACTTCATCCCGGCCACAAGGATGCGCCTTACGCCTACTACCTGATTGCACTCTCGGAATATGAGCGCATCGCCGATGTGCGCCGCGACCAGAGGCAGACCGAAAAGGCCGTCGAGGCCCTGGAAGAAATCGCGCGCCGCTATCCCGATACGCCCTATGCCGCCGATGCCAAGCAGAAGGCGAAGCTGGGCTATGACCGACTCGCCGCGAAGGAAATGGATATCGGCCGCTATTACGTGAAGCAGGGCGATTATCTTGCCGGTATCAACCGCTTCAAGAAGGTCATCATCGATTACCAGCAGACGACGCAGACGCCGGAAGCGCTCTATCGTCTCACGGAAGCCTACATGGCACTGGGCATCGTTTCCGAGGCGCAGACCGCTGCGGCTGTATTGGGCCAGAACTACCCCAACAGCGAGTGGTACAAGGATGCCTACCAGCTGGTGACCACCGATGGGAAGCAGCCTGTTGCCAGCGAGTCCTCCTGGATCGTGAAAGCCTTCCGCAGCGTCACGGGCTGA